The Brassica napus cultivar Da-Ae chromosome C7, Da-Ae, whole genome shotgun sequence genomic interval CAAAGAACTTAAAAAGATAAGATTCCGATAGATTACATCTTCACCAATTCCTTGTGTCCCTAATAACGCTTATCAAATCACGTAAGAACATGCCaatctctttgatccagaaacagcGCTCACACATGTTGTCATCCTTAGTCATATCAATGTGCCACAAGAAGAGACATTGTCGCTCCATATGTGTTGCACATTGGCATCTGTAGAACGACAGAACATAAGCTGAAACGAACACGGCCCTATTTTGGCGGAACTCGTCAGAATGCCACAAACCCCATCCCATTTCACAGATCGCACTAGTTTCCCTATCCTCTGAACTGATTCTCTTGGAATACCAGGAAAATACTGCCCATCACAACAAAAGATTGCTCGAGTCATTGCGTATGTATACACAACACACTCATATCCTGCATCTGCTGCACGGTTCATGAGAGAAAGCCCTTCTTCTTTAAGGCCGAATGAGAAGAAAAACTGTACACCCTTTATATAAAGTGTGCTTGGATTTTCCTCAGCGTAGCAAGATTTCAACAACGAAGAAGGCATATTGAGTCCACAGAGAACGGATAACACATCGTAAAAATGGTATACACCACGCCGCTCTGCTAACGCCTTCATCGACTTGGACGATGCTTTGAGGCTATAGAGATCTTGGAAGGAGTTACGGAGGAGTTACGGGCCACACGTTCAGGCAATTCAAGAAGAGTGAAATATTCCGTTTACTGTGAAAttgatttagagagagagagagcaattGTGTAAAAATAGAGAGTTGAACATATAATTATTCGAGAAGTGCCTTATTTATGGACAGTAAAACGGTTTTCATATCGCGACGTTTCTTATTTTGGGCGGGAAGTTATTCCATAACCCAGCCGTAatacaaattaatttaataaatcagccgtttgaaaacaaaaactcagccgtaatacaaaaacatgaaaatccctaATCCAGCCGTAATGCATttacatgaaaacaaaaacacagccgtaatacaaaaacatgaaaatccctaATCAAGCCGTAATACATttacatgaaaacaaaaacacaggCGTAATAcaaaacatgaaaatccctaATCCAGCCGTAAtaccaaaaacattaaaacaaaaacacaaaggtaatacaaaaacatgaaaatccctaCAACACTTGCTTACATCGGACAAGTTTTCGCGTTATGTCCACTCTGTCTACATCAAGAACATGTGTGTTCTTTCCTAGGACGTTTGTTTTGAAGTGCAACTTCTAAAGCAGATTTCATCCTATTTTTCTTAGGTCTTCCTGGCTGTTGATAAATAGACGGGGGCAAGCACGGTTGGTTAGCCATGATTTCTGGAAAATGTTGCGCTGAGTCTGCCAGCATGACCGGTTCAGCGTATACGCTCAACAAATATGCACTGTTATAGTAAGGACTGCACAGGTATATACTACAAACATTGTTGTACTCCGCACCTGCGATTGCATGTACACATGGTAATTTCTCGCGTTCGAAATGCCGACATGTGCACTTTCGCTCAACCAAATTAACAACATTCAAAGACTCGCTAGAAGATCCATATTTAACGTCAGTGTGATGATCATCAATCCTT includes:
- the LOC125590407 gene encoding uncharacterized protein LOC125590407, whose protein sequence is MSDFTAIFEDIEAINPALHGYLQRADVRLWTRVHFPGERYNLMTTNIAESMNRVLSNARGLNIVRILESIRVMMTRWFAERREDARSQPTTLTRGVEKLLHDRVTTARDLTVQRIDDHHTDVKYGSSSESLNVVNLVERKCTCRHFEREKLPCVHAIAGAEYNNVCSIYLCSPYYNSAYLLSVYAEPVMLADSAQHFPEIMANQPCLPPSIYQQPGRPKKNRMKSALEVALQNKRPRKEHTCS